A region of the Chloroflexota bacterium genome:
GCGCTTTGCGTGCTTTGCGGTAAATCTTTGACGGAGAAAACGACGTGCAAGACTACTTGAACTGGCTGGAACTGAGCCGCCGCACCTTGCTGCACAACCTGTCGGCCGCGCGCGGCAACGGCAGCACGGGCCTCAGGCGCATCAAGATCGAAGAGATCGCCGTTTGAGATTCAACCGCAGAGAACGCAGAGGAAAACAAAGACCATTTAACCGCGAAGGACGCAAAGAGCGCAAAGGGCGACTTGATAGCTGAAACTGCCAGTCACGCTCTCGAGAATATCGCCGGTCGTTCTGCATACAACTTCGACATCCCTGCGGACAGTTACCATATCGCTTTTCTCTGCGTTCTCTGCGCTCTCTGCGGTTTGCTTGTATTGCTTTGCGCGCTTTGCGTGCTTTGCGGTAAATCTTTGACGGAGAAAACGACGTGCAAGACTACTTGAACTGGCTGGAACTGAGCCGCGGCGCGTTGCTTCACAACCTGGCCGCGGCACGCGCGCTGGCCGGAACGGCGCGGATCATCGCCGTCGTGAAAGCCAACGCGTACGGCGCGGGCGCGGTCGGCGTGGTGCGCGTCCTCGAACAGGCCGGTGTCGACGCATTCGCGGTTGCGACGGTCGCGGAAGGCGTGGAACTGCGGCAGGCCGGCATCGGCGGCCTGGTGCTCTGCTTGACGTACTTCACGTCGGACGAGGTCGATGCCATCATGGCGCACGACCTGACGCCCGCCGTTTTCACGAGCGATGCGGCGCAGATGGTGGCCGACGCAGTGCGGCGAAACGGCCGGCGCCAATCGGTGTGGGTCAAGGTGGACACGGGGCTGAACCGGCTCGGTGTGCCGCACGCCGATGCCCCTGCCTTCCTGCGCGCCATCCTGGCGGAGCCGAACCTCCAACTTACTGGCGTGTTCAGCACGATCGCCGAGACACCGGAACGTGACGCGCGTCAGCTTGAGCGAATGCGCGCACTGCGTACGCTGCCAGAACTGGCCGGCGTGCCGTTCAGCCTCGCATCGAGTCACGCGCTGATGGCGATGCCGGAAGCCGCGCTCGACGCGGTGCGGCCGGGGATCATGCTGCTCGGCTTCGAGCCGAGCGAGCGCGAGCGGCTCGACATGCGGCTCGTCGAGCAGGCGTCGCTGCGGTCGATCGCCACATGGAAAGCGCGTGTCGGGTACGTCAAGCCGGTCGTGCGCGGCGACCAGGTCGGCTATGGCGAGCGTACACCACTGAAGGCCGATTCGACTATCGCGACGCTGACGGTTGGTTGGGCCGACGGCTACCCGGCGCGCATGAGCGAGGGCGGCTGCGTGCTGGTGCGCGGCCAGCGCTGTGCGGTGCTGGCCGTCAGCGCGAACAGCACACTGGTCGACGCGAGTATACCCGGCGCGGCGCTTGGTGAAGAGGTCGTGCTGATGGGCACGCAGGGCGATGCGCAGGTCACGCCGTACGAGCTTGCAAATGCGACCGGCAGCGTCTATCGCTTGCTCTGGCCGATCCCGCGCGAGACGCCGCGGGTGTGGGTGACGTGAAACGCCCGACGGCGCGCCTTGCCAACGCCGCCTATGTGCCGTGGCGGCGCGCGCGGCAGGCGGTGCAGATCATCGCGCTGGCCATGTTCCTCGGCCTGCTTGTCGTCACGCGCGGCGGGACGTACCCTGATGTGCCGCCCTCGCTGTTCTTCCGGCTCGATCCGCTCGCATGGCTCACCTCGCTCATCGCCGATCGCCAGTGGATCGGCACGATGGCATGGGCGCTCGCGACAGTCGCTTTGACGGTGCTCGCGGGGCGCGTTTGGTGCGGCTGGCTCTGCCCGCTCGGCACGACGCTCGACGGAGTTCAACCGCCACGCCGCTGGTGGCGGCATCGTACGCAGCCGGACGAGCGCTGGCGGCTCGTCAAGTATCTCATGCTGATCGCGATGCTCGGTGCGGCCGTCGCGGGCAACCTGACACTGATGATCTTCGATCCGATCAGCCTGCTGACCCGCGCCCTCGCCTCGTTTGGTCTGCCGGCGCTGAACCAGATACTGCTCGCGACGGAGCGCGCCCTGTACGCGGTCGAGCCGCTGCAGCCGACTATCGACGCCGTTGACGCGGCGCGCGCGCCGTGGTTCCCGACGGCCGCGTTCAATCCGTGGGGCGTGCTGGCGTTCAGCTTGCTTGTCGCCATTGTCGCGCTGAACTGGCTGTCGCCGCGCTTCTGGTGCCGCTACCTCTGTCCGCTTGGCGGCCTGATCGGGCTGATCAGCCGCATCGCCATCGTGCGGCGAGTCGTCGCACAGGAATCGTGCAAGGTCTGCCTGCGCTGTTCGCGCGAGTGCCCGACCGGTACGATCGACTCCGAGGGCAGCTACCTGAGCGACCCGGCCGAGTGCATCGTCTGCCTCGACTGCATCCCGGTCTGCCCGGTAGCGGGCGGCCAGCAGTTCGCGCCGGTGCGCGGCATCGCGCCCGCGCAAGGCTATGACCCGCAGCGGCGGCAGGCGCTCGGCACAATCGGGCTGGCATTCGCCGGCGCGGTCGCGTATCCGCTGTTGCCGGATGCCCTGCGACGCAGCCCGTACCTGATCCGGCCGCCCGGCGCGCAGACATCGGCTTTCCTCGGCGCGTGTATCCGCTGCAGCGAGTGCGTCAAGGTCTGCCCGACGTCGGGACTACAGCCGTCAATCTGGGAAGCGGGATTGGATGGCGTTTGGACTCCGACGCTGGCGCCGCGCACCGGCTATTGCGACTACTCGTGCAACGCCTGCGGGCAGGTCTGTCCGACTGGCGCGATCCCGCCGTTGGCGCTGGAGGTGAAGCGCACGCAGGTGATCGGCAGGGCGGAGATCGACCGCGAGCGCTGCCTGCCGTGGGCGAAGAATTCGCCGTGTATCGTCTGCGAGGAGATGTGCCCGCTGGCGCCGAAGGCGGTCGAACTTGAAACGGTCACGGTGACGGACGCGGCCGGTCTCCGCATCGAACTGCAACGTCCGTCGGTGATTCGCGATAAGTGCATCGGCTGCGGCATCTGCGAGACCAAGTGCCCGGTGGATGGGACGGCCGCGATTCGCGTGAGCGGCGTGTAAGCAACGTAACCAACAGGAGCAGTTTATGAACGAGCAACCGATGGAGCTAACCACACCTGCTGAACCGTCTCAGGACGACCGCATCATGGCGGCGCTGGCGCACGCCACCGCGCTGGTGCCGATGATGGGGCTTATCGTGCCGATCGTCATCTGGGCGACGCAGAAAGACCGCTCCCCGTATCTGCGCTTCCAGGCGATCCAGGCCACAGCGTACCAGATCGCCATCGTCGTTCTGTCATTTGCAGGCATGTTCTGCTATTTCTGCTCGTTCTTCGGCACGTTCGCCCTGACGATGGGCGGCGTCGCCCTGTTCGGCGACAAGGGCGGCGAACTGCCGCCCGTCGTCGGCTTCGGCATGCTGGCGCCATTCATCGTCTTGCTTATTTATATCGGCAGCCAGGTAGCCATGGTCGCATACGGTATCCTCGGCGGCGTGCTGACGCTGACGGGCCACGATTTCCGCTACGTCTGGCTCGGCCGGCGCGTTGAGGCGTACCTGGCGCGACAAAGCACAACGGGCTAAGCACTCGCTGGCGACGATTAGGACGCGTATTTTGTTGCCTGCCCTGCCCGGACGTGATAGAATAGGGCCGCACAGGGTTGCGCGTCACAGATCTTCGCGTCAGCGGCCTATAGCATTCCGCTTCGCTTACAAAGGAGGTGCGTCGACTGCATTCCACACGTAACGAGCACGATCATTTCAGGTTGTGCCCCCGCTCGCTGTTCGCCTGGCGAGGGGTTTCACCCCATGTCATGGATTCCATTGGAGGAGCTTTATGAAGCATAATCGCCCGTTGTTGTTGCTCGCCCTGTTGCTTGGCGCGCTGATCGCCGCCTGCGCGCCGTCGCCCACAGCTGCTCCGACCACCGCCCCCGCAGCACCCACGGCCGCGCCAGCCGCTGCACTGAAAGGCGAGTTGAACGTGATGTGCACCCCGCAGCAGGAGTGGTGCGAGGGCATGAAGAAGGAGTTCGAGACCAAGAATCCCGGCGTCACTGTCAACTTCATTCGCCTGTCCAGCGGCGAGTCGCTGACCCGCCTGCGCAACGAAAAGGCGAACCCGCAGTTCGACATCTGGTGGGGCGGCCCCATTGACTCGTTCATCGCCGCGAAGAAGGAGGGCTTGCTCGACCCGTACAAGACCGCCGGCCAGGCCAACATCATCGATCCGAAGCTGATGCTCGATCCCGACAACCAGTGGGTCGGCATCTACGTCGGCTCGCTCGGCTTCGCCACCAACACGAAGCAGAGCGCGATCAAGCCGCCCACGTCGCTTGACGATCTGATCAAGCCGGAATTGAAAGGCCAGATTGTCATCGCCCACCCGGCCTCGTCCGGCACCTCGTACACGTTCCTATGCACCGTCCTGCAGATCAAGGGCGCGCAGCCCGGCTGGGACTACATCAAGAAGTTCGGGCAGAACGTCCTGCTCTGGACGAAGAGCGGCGCGGGGCCGGTCCAGAACGTCGGCAAGGGTGAGGCGGCCGTCGGCGTGGTCTTCTCGCACGACATCGTCGCCGGCATCGAAACCGGCCTGCCGCTGGCGTTGACCTTCCCGTCGGAAGGCACCGGCTATGAGATCGGCGGCATGGGCATCATCAAGGGCGCCAAGCACCCCGATCTGGCCAAGGCGTGGTATGACTGGGCGATCCAGCCGGCCACACAGGAACTGGGCAAGAAGTACCATGCGTACCAGGGCCTGACGGTCAAGGGCGCGACCCCGCCCAAGCCCGAGCTGCTGTCGGTCAAGCTCATCAACTACGACTTCGACTACTGCGGCAACAACAAGACGGCGTTCGTCGATAAGTTCTCGAACGAAATCGCCGCCGCGTCACTGGCAAAATAGACACCGCCTGCATGAGGCCCCGCGCGCGGGGCCTCATGCATTGCCCCACACTCTATGAGCGCTCAGACCGGCGGCCTGATCCCCGACGCATTCGTCAGACGCTACCGCGAATTTCGGTTGATTGCGCGCGACCCGGTCCTGCTGGGCGGCCTGCTCGTCACCGGCGCGTTCATCCTGGCCTTTGTCGTCTGGCCGCTGGCGCGGGTCATCTGGCAGGGCTTCTTCACAATGGAAGGCACGCCCAGCCTGCTGTTTTTCCAGCGCTACCTCGACCCGACCTACGCGCTCCAATACTGGCAGATCTTCTCGTGGACCATCCAAATGGGCGTGCTGTCGGCCATCGGCAGCACGGCGGTCGGCTTTCTGTTTGCGTATACGGTCGTGCGCTGCAATATCCCGTTCAAGTCGCTGGTGCACGGTCTCACCCTCCTGCCGACGATCTCACCGCCGTTTGCGATTGCGCTGGCGGCGATCCTGTTATTCGGCCGTTCCGGCTTCGTCACGCGGGAGTTACTGCACATCGAGTTCAAGCCGGGCGTCAATGACATCTACGGCCTCGACGGGCTCGTCTTCGTTCAAATCATCACCTTCTTCTCGGTCGCCTACTTGATCCTGCGCGGCCTGCTGGAGCGCATCGATCCGTCGATGGAAGAGGCCGCGCTCAGCCTCGGCGCGAGCAAGTGGCACATCTTCCGCACCGTGACGCTGCCGCTGTTGACGCCCGGTATCGCCGCGTCGTTCCTGCTCATGTTCGTCGAGTCGCTCGCTGACCTGGGCAATCCGATTTTCATCGGCGGCAACGTGACCGTGCTCTCCACCCAGATCTGGATCGCGGTCAACGGCGAATACGACCAGCAGAAAGGCGCGGCGCTCTCGCTCGTGCTGTTGCTGCCCACGCTGACCGTGTACATTCTCCAGCGCTACTGGCTGGCCAACAAGTCGTTTATCGCCGTCACTGGAAAGCCGACC
Encoded here:
- the alr gene encoding alanine racemase yields the protein MQDYLNWLELSRGALLHNLAAARALAGTARIIAVVKANAYGAGAVGVVRVLEQAGVDAFAVATVAEGVELRQAGIGGLVLCLTYFTSDEVDAIMAHDLTPAVFTSDAAQMVADAVRRNGRRQSVWVKVDTGLNRLGVPHADAPAFLRAILAEPNLQLTGVFSTIAETPERDARQLERMRALRTLPELAGVPFSLASSHALMAMPEAALDAVRPGIMLLGFEPSERERLDMRLVEQASLRSIATWKARVGYVKPVVRGDQVGYGERTPLKADSTIATLTVGWADGYPARMSEGGCVLVRGQRCAVLAVSANSTLVDASIPGAALGEEVVLMGTQGDAQVTPYELANATGSVYRLLWPIPRETPRVWVT
- a CDS encoding ABC transporter substrate-binding protein is translated as MKHNRPLLLLALLLGALIAACAPSPTAAPTTAPAAPTAAPAAALKGELNVMCTPQQEWCEGMKKEFETKNPGVTVNFIRLSSGESLTRLRNEKANPQFDIWWGGPIDSFIAAKKEGLLDPYKTAGQANIIDPKLMLDPDNQWVGIYVGSLGFATNTKQSAIKPPTSLDDLIKPELKGQIVIAHPASSGTSYTFLCTVLQIKGAQPGWDYIKKFGQNVLLWTKSGAGPVQNVGKGEAAVGVVFSHDIVAGIETGLPLALTFPSEGTGYEIGGMGIIKGAKHPDLAKAWYDWAIQPATQELGKKYHAYQGLTVKGATPPKPELLSVKLINYDFDYCGNNKTAFVDKFSNEIAAASLAK
- a CDS encoding 4Fe-4S binding protein, which codes for MKRPTARLANAAYVPWRRARQAVQIIALAMFLGLLVVTRGGTYPDVPPSLFFRLDPLAWLTSLIADRQWIGTMAWALATVALTVLAGRVWCGWLCPLGTTLDGVQPPRRWWRHRTQPDERWRLVKYLMLIAMLGAAVAGNLTLMIFDPISLLTRALASFGLPALNQILLATERALYAVEPLQPTIDAVDAARAPWFPTAAFNPWGVLAFSLLVAIVALNWLSPRFWCRYLCPLGGLIGLISRIAIVRRVVAQESCKVCLRCSRECPTGTIDSEGSYLSDPAECIVCLDCIPVCPVAGGQQFAPVRGIAPAQGYDPQRRQALGTIGLAFAGAVAYPLLPDALRRSPYLIRPPGAQTSAFLGACIRCSECVKVCPTSGLQPSIWEAGLDGVWTPTLAPRTGYCDYSCNACGQVCPTGAIPPLALEVKRTQVIGRAEIDRERCLPWAKNSPCIVCEEMCPLAPKAVELETVTVTDAAGLRIELQRPSVIRDKCIGCGICETKCPVDGTAAIRVSGV
- a CDS encoding DUF4870 domain-containing protein — its product is MNEQPMELTTPAEPSQDDRIMAALAHATALVPMMGLIVPIVIWATQKDRSPYLRFQAIQATAYQIAIVVLSFAGMFCYFCSFFGTFALTMGGVALFGDKGGELPPVVGFGMLAPFIVLLIYIGSQVAMVAYGILGGVLTLTGHDFRYVWLGRRVEAYLARQSTTG